A single genomic interval of Pyrus communis chromosome 7, drPyrComm1.1, whole genome shotgun sequence harbors:
- the LOC137738791 gene encoding peroxidase 27-like, with amino-acid sequence MAFQKIISVFLLQVLLVLLALDSSNAQKLKVGFYYKRCPDLEAIVARTTYQYISRAPTLAAPILRMHFHDCFVRGCDGSVLLNSTPNSQAEKEAVPNQSLRGFHVIDAVKSAVEKKCPGVVSCADILALVTRDAVRMVHGSFWEVPTGRRDGRVSLASEANGGLPPPFADITQLKALFAAKGLSAKDLAVLSGGHTIGTSHCPSFTNRLYNFTGKGDTDPKLDKNYIAQLKTKCKPGDTTSLVEMDPGSFKTFDEDYYTLVAKRRGLFQSDSALLDDTETKAYVTKQTTTRGSTFLTDFGVSMVNMGNIGVLTGNNGEIRKHCAFVN; translated from the exons ATGGCTTTTCAAAAGATCATCTCAGTCTTTCTTCTTCAAGTTCTGCTTGTTTTGTTGGCCTTAGACTCAAGCAATGCGCAGAAACTGAAAGTCGGGTTCTACTACAAAAGATGCCCTGATTTAGAGGCTATTGTGGCAAGGACTACTTATCAATACATATCTAGGGCACCAACTCTTGCTGCTCCTATTCTAAGGATGCATTTTCATGATTGTTTTGTTAGG ggATGTGATGGTTCTGTGCTATTGAATTCCACACCAAACAGTCAAGCTGAGAAAGAAGCAGTCCCCAACCAAAGCTTAAGAGGGTTCCATGTCATTGATGCAGTAAAATCTGCAGTAGAAAAGAAGTGTCCTGGTGTCGTTTCGTGTGCTGATATCTTGGCCTTAGTAACTCGTGACGCAGTTAGAATG GTTCATGGCTCATTTTGGGAGGTTCCGACTGGACGAAGAGATGGAAGAGTGTCATTAGCCTCAGAGGCCAATGGAGGCTTACCTCCTCCTTTTGCTGACATAACTCAACTCAAAGCATTATTTGCAGCCAAGGGTTTAAGTGCTAAAGACCTAGCGGTTCTGTCAG GAGGACACACCATAGGCACATCTCACTGCCCGTCCTTCACAAATCGCTTGTATAACTTCACCGGAAAAGGCGACACAGACCCGAAATTGGACAAAAATTACATAGCTCAGTTGAAGACAAAATGCAAGCCAGGGGACACAACTAGCCTGGTTGAGATGGATCCTGGAAGCTTCAAaacctttgatgaagattactACACTCTTGTAGCTAAAAGAAGAGGACTTTTCCAGTCTGACTCAGCTCTTCTTGATGACACTGAGACAAAAGCCTATGTGACAAAGCAAACCACAACTCGTGGATCCACCTTTCTAACAGATTTTGGTGTCTCAATGGTGAATATGGGTAATATTGGAGTCCTTACAGGCAACAACGGTGAAATAAGGAAGCATTGTGCTTTTGTTAATTGA
- the LOC137740921 gene encoding LOW QUALITY PROTEIN: APO protein 4, mitochondrial (The sequence of the model RefSeq protein was modified relative to this genomic sequence to represent the inferred CDS: inserted 2 bases in 1 codon; deleted 1 base in 1 codon; substituted 1 base at 1 genomic stop codon): MALRKKLRERSNFNGKIMDCFARYYSSKMGLTKLKPMIQKRIQNRAKDYPVPAMVPVAQEVLDSGRLVMQGVSTLLKMVPLLACKLCPEVYIGEKGHLIQTCCGFKRRGKNRVHEWXGLKDVLVPVKAFHLKHTFQDVIKHHQRFDLERVPAVVELWQAGANDGNRLNWNSESDCVGVDGAESLSSDELILVASGILRAWEILRNGVEKLLMVYPAKICKHCSEVHVGPSGHKARLCGIFKYDSWQGTHFWRKANVDDLVPPKTLWRRHPQDPQVLLNEGRGYYGHAPAVVELCTRASAIAPPKYHCMMKLQGVSTTLGDQRLLHPNDQMXMPVDSKVEIEPSRSSPGLLDHRCV, translated from the exons ATGGCACTTAGGAAGAAATTGCGCGAGAGATCCAATTTCAATGGCAAAATTATGGACTGCTTTGCAAGGTATTACAGCTCAAAGATGGGCTTAACGAAGCTAAAGCCTATGATTCAAAAGAGAATCCAAAACCGAGCTAAAGATTACCCAGTGCCGGCCATGGTACCAGTTGCACAGGAGGTCCTTGATTCCGGGAGGCTTGTTATGCAAGGTGTCTCTACTCTCCTCAAAATGGTACCACTTTTGGCCTGCAA GTTATGTCCAGAAGTATATATAGGTGAGAAAGGCCACTTAATTCAGACTTGTTGTGGCTTCAAACGTCGTGGCAAAAATCGAGTTCATGAATG AGGTTTGAAAGATGTGCTTGTTCCAGTAAAGGCATTTCACCTCAAGCACACGTTCCAGGATGTTATAAAACACCATCAGAGGTTTGACCTTGAACGTGTTCCTGCAGTTGTTGAGCTCTGGCAAGCAGGGGCAAATGATGGAAATCGTTTAAATTGGAACTCTGAAAGTGATTGTGTTGGCGTTGATGGAGCTGAGTCTTTGTCATCTGATGAACTGATTCTGGTTGCCAGTGGAATTTTGAGGGCATGGGAAATACTTAGAAATGGCGTGGAGAAGTTGCTGATGGTTTATCCAGCGAAAATCTGTAAACATTGTTCAGAAGTTCATGTTGGGCCATCTGGGCATAAGGCTAGGCTTTGCGGAATTTTTAAGTATGATAGTTGGCAGGGAACCCATTTTTGGAGGAAGGCAAATGTAGATGATCTTGTACCTCCAAAGACTCTATGGCGGCGGCATCCTCAGGATCCTCAAGTACTTTTGAATGAAGGGAGGGGATATTATGGGCATGCTCCGGCAGTAGTAGAACTATGCACACGGGCAAGTGCCATTGCACCTCCAAAGTATCACTGCATGATGAAACTGCAGGGTGTAAGTACCACACTTGGAGATCAAAGGTTGCTCCACCCGAATGATCAAATGTAAATGCCGGTTGATTCGAAGGTAGAA ATTGAACCTAGCAGAAGCTCCCCAGGACTGTTGGATCACAGATGTGTGTAG
- the LOC137739413 gene encoding uncharacterized protein, with the protein MHNIVFRGFFLLFIRLRQLLSISNTVSCTACFFFYIFAHIYKPLVVEILAAPIFFIFSTPMADLDHSHSTSDDNSVDSREESSQDSKLEFSEDEETLITRMFNLVGERWSLIAGRIPGRSAEEIEKYWTSRYSTSE; encoded by the exons ATGCACAACATTGTCTTTCGAGGATTCTTCCTCCTATTTATACGACTTCGACAACTGCTTTCAATTTCAAACACAGTTTCCTGCACTGCTTGcttttttttctatatattcGCCCATATATATAAACCCCTAGTTGTTGAAATTTTGGCGGCtccaatttttttcatattttcaactccGATGGCTGACTTGGATCACTCCCACTCCACTTCTGACGACAACTCTGTGGATTCTAGAG AGGAGAGTAGTCAAGACTCTAAGCTTGAATTTTCAGAAGATGAGGAAACTCTAATCACTAGGATGTTTAATCTGGTTGGTGAGAG gtGGTCTCTGATTGCTGGCAGAATCCCCGGAAGATCAGCAGAGGAGATTGAAAAGTACTGGACTTCAAGATACTCGACAAGTGAATGA